The genomic stretch TTTTTTAACGTGTAGTCATCGTTAATTTCAACAATGCCAATTGCACCATTTGCAAGCTCTGCTTCATCTTTCTTATCACTATTTTCAAGGTTCTTAAACTCATCTCGGAAGAATTTCATACCGTTACCGTAATAAGCGCGATTGTAAAGAGACTCTTCACCAGAATAACCGTATTCAGTACCTGTATTTGCTTCAAACACTAAATATTTGCGCCCTTTATCTTCAATATAGTGAGGGTCACGTAGCGTATGATTGTTCATGAAGTTACGGTCTTCGAAAGCTTTGTTTACAGACTCATACGTTTTGCTGTCTCCACCTTCGTAAATTGATTTATGATCTTCAACACCGTCAACTTTCAACGTATTTTCTTTTTGTTCAGACACATTCACCTGTGCTGTTGTAAGGGTTTGTTTACCAAATAATTTTTGGCTTTCATTAAAATCACCACGGTTTGTATAGAATAAGCGAATTTCACCGTCATCTGTGAATAGTGCAGATCCTGACCATTCCTCTATTTGCCCTTTTAAATATTTGTCGTTTGCTTCATACTTGTCATTATCGTCAAATACACGACCAGCATTTTTCCAAGCGTCAACGGAATTGTCTCCTGCTTTTTTATAGAACATGTAGATAAATGTATCGTTAGGGTTCTTAGGATCTCCAGCTAAACCAAATACAATGTGATAACCATTATATTCCGCTACCGTACCGTCAGCATTTTGCAATGGCCACGTATCCCATACATCCATTTTAATTTTGTTTCCATTTTTATCTGTTTTAACAGCTGATTCTACATTTTTAATTGTTGATTCATCAAAGCCTGGTACCGTATAGCGCTTGTCACCATGTTGGTTTACCATGTTCTTCATTGCTTCACGCGTAATTTGTGAAGTACCGTACGTTTCTTTATAGGATTTTGCTTGTGCTTCATCTACACCTTTACCTTGAGCAGAAGCAGGTGTAAAGCTACCTCCTAATAAAATTGCTGCACTTAAGGATGCTACCGTTGCTTTTGACGCAAAATTACGAAAGTTCATCAAGTTTTCCTCCTAGTAGATAGTTTTTCATGCTTTGGCAAGAC from Bacillus sp. 1780r2a1 encodes the following:
- a CDS encoding glycoside hydrolase family 68 protein yields the protein MNFRNFASKATVASLSAAILLGGSFTPASAQGKGVDEAQAKSYKETYGTSQITREAMKNMVNQHGDKRYTVPGFDESTIKNVESAVKTDKNGNKIKMDVWDTWPLQNADGTVAEYNGYHIVFGLAGDPKNPNDTFIYMFYKKAGDNSVDAWKNAGRVFDDNDKYEANDKYLKGQIEEWSGSALFTDDGEIRLFYTNRGDFNESQKLFGKQTLTTAQVNVSEQKENTLKVDGVEDHKSIYEGGDSKTYESVNKAFEDRNFMNNHTLRDPHYIEDKGRKYLVFEANTGTEYGYSGEESLYNRAYYGNGMKFFRDEFKNLENSDKKDEAELANGAIGIVEINDDYTLKNEMKPLIVSNTVTDEIERPNIFKKDGKFYLFTSTRGSKMTTDGVDDKDIYMLGYVSDSLTGPYKPMNETGIVLHQDLDPNDVTWTYAHYVIPQKDSDKFVVTSYMTNRGFFEDKKSTFAPSFLLDMKGNKSSVVQNGILEQGQITYDEKQ